In the genome of Streptococcus oralis, one region contains:
- a CDS encoding glycosyltransferase family 2 protein, which produces MSRHKPILYIVVPCYNEEQVLPHTNPMFVEKIKQLVKKEEIHPHSKVMYVNDGSKDRTWELIETYAKSIPFVVGVSQSRNRGHQSSVLAGMYEAIQFADIVITIDADGQDDINCMDKMIEEYKSGSEIVYGVRDNRDTDSAFKRITAEGFYKVLRLFGAEVVFNHADYRLVSKRFLKELEKFTEVNLFLRGLMPLVGFKYSYVSYKRHERIAGESHYPLSKMLGLAMDGITSLSIKPIRLITSLGVLTSLFSFLLIIWVVWSKFAGTVVAGWASTYAIVSLLGGVQLISLGVIGEYVGKIYLETKRRPRYIISERTFDPDSVSSDFNS; this is translated from the coding sequence ATGAGTAGACACAAGCCAATTTTATATATCGTTGTTCCATGTTACAACGAAGAACAAGTCTTACCACATACTAATCCAATGTTTGTTGAAAAAATTAAGCAACTAGTAAAGAAAGAAGAAATCCATCCCCATAGTAAAGTTATGTATGTCAATGATGGTAGTAAGGATCGGACTTGGGAACTGATAGAAACTTATGCTAAATCCATCCCTTTTGTAGTTGGTGTGTCACAAAGTCGTAACAGGGGTCATCAAAGTAGTGTCCTTGCAGGTATGTATGAGGCCATTCAGTTTGCTGATATTGTCATTACCATTGATGCCGATGGACAAGATGATATCAATTGTATGGATAAAATGATTGAAGAATATAAAAGCGGTTCTGAAATTGTCTACGGTGTACGTGATAACCGTGATACGGACTCTGCATTTAAACGAATTACAGCTGAAGGTTTTTATAAAGTGCTACGCCTATTTGGAGCAGAAGTTGTTTTTAATCATGCCGACTATCGATTGGTTTCTAAAAGATTCTTGAAGGAATTAGAAAAATTCACTGAAGTCAATCTTTTTCTTCGTGGTTTAATGCCTTTAGTTGGCTTTAAATATTCTTACGTTTCATATAAGCGTCATGAACGAATTGCTGGTGAGAGCCATTATCCACTGTCTAAAATGCTTGGTTTGGCTATGGATGGCATTACTAGTTTATCAATAAAGCCGATTAGGTTGATTACAAGTCTTGGTGTTTTGACGTCACTCTTTAGTTTTCTATTGATTATTTGGGTTGTATGGAGTAAGTTTGCTGGTACAGTCGTGGCTGGCTGGGCGAGTACCTATGCAATAGTTAGCCTACTTGGTGGAGTTCAATTGATTAGTTTGGGCGTAATTGGTGAATATGTTGGAAAGATTTATCTGGAAACAAAACGCCGTCCTAGATACATTATCAGTGAACGTACTTTTGATCCAGATAGTGTTTCATCGGATTTTAATTCTTGA
- a CDS encoding cation-translocating P-type ATPase — protein MSKEQKRQAFYTQSPEEVLKSVEATEQGLSSSEAQKRLAEYGRNELEEGEKKSLLVKFIEQFKDLMIIILVAAAILSVITSGGEDIADAIIILAVVIINAAFGVYQEGKAEEAIEALKSMSSPAARVIRDGHMAEIDSKELVPGDIVALEAGDVVPADLLLLEANSLKIEEAALTGESVPVEKDLTVELAADAGIGDRVNMAFQNSNVTYGRGLGVVVNTGMYTEVGHIAGMLQDADETDTPLKQNLNNLSKVLTYAILVIALVTFVVGVFIQGKDPLGELMTSVALAVAAIPEGLPAIVTIVLALGTQVLAKRNSIVRKLPAVETLGSTEIIASDKTGTLTMNKMTVEKVFYDAVLHDSADDIDLGLDMPLLRSVVLANDTKIDAEGNLIGDPTETAFIQYALDKGYDVKGFLEKYPRVAELPFDSDRKLMSTVHPLPDGTFLVAVKGAPDQLLKRCVARDKAGDVAPIDEKVTELIHTNNSEMAHQALRVLAGAYKIIDSIPENLTSEELENNLIFTGLIGMIDPERAEAAEAVRVAKEAGIRPIMITGDHQDTAEAIAKRLGIIDENDSEDHVLTGAELNELSDEEFEKVVGQYSVYARVSPEHKVRIVKAWQNQGKVVAMTGDGVNDAPALKTADIGIGMGITGTEVSKGASDMILADDNFATIIVAVEEGRKVFSNIQKTIQYLLSANTAEVLTIFLSTLFGWDVLQPVHLLWINLVTDTFPAIALGVEPAEPGVMTHKPRGRKSSFFSGGVMSSIIYQGVLQGALVLTVYGLALAYPVHVGDNQAIHADALTMAFATLGLIQLFHAYNVKSVYQSILTVGPFKSKTFNWSILVSFILLMATIVVEPLEGIFHVTKLNLSQWGIVMAGSFSMILIVEIVKFVQRKLGFDKNAI, from the coding sequence ATGTCAAAAGAACAAAAACGCCAAGCGTTTTATACTCAAAGTCCTGAAGAGGTCTTGAAGTCAGTTGAAGCAACTGAGCAAGGTCTTTCGTCAAGCGAAGCGCAGAAACGCCTAGCTGAATATGGACGTAATGAACTGGAAGAGGGTGAGAAAAAATCTCTCCTAGTCAAGTTTATCGAGCAATTTAAGGATTTGATGATTATTATTTTGGTGGCTGCAGCCATCTTGTCTGTCATAACTTCTGGTGGGGAAGATATCGCAGATGCCATCATTATCCTTGCCGTGGTTATCATCAATGCTGCCTTCGGTGTTTACCAAGAAGGAAAAGCAGAAGAAGCCATCGAAGCCCTCAAATCTATGTCCAGTCCAGCTGCTCGCGTTATTCGTGATGGACACATGGCAGAAATTGATTCCAAAGAATTGGTGCCAGGAGATATCGTTGCCCTTGAAGCAGGTGACGTAGTGCCAGCAGACCTACTTTTGCTAGAAGCTAATTCTCTTAAAATCGAAGAAGCAGCTTTGACAGGTGAGTCTGTTCCAGTTGAAAAAGACTTGACCGTAGAGCTCGCTGCCGATGCTGGTATTGGTGACCGTGTCAATATGGCCTTCCAAAACTCAAACGTGACTTATGGTCGTGGTCTTGGTGTTGTTGTCAATACAGGTATGTACACGGAAGTTGGTCATATCGCTGGCATGCTCCAAGATGCGGATGAGACGGATACACCACTCAAACAAAACTTGAACAACCTTTCTAAGGTCTTGACGTACGCTATCTTGGTCATTGCCCTTGTTACTTTTGTAGTGGGTGTTTTCATTCAAGGTAAAGATCCACTTGGTGAGTTGATGACTTCTGTTGCGCTTGCTGTTGCAGCCATCCCAGAAGGGCTCCCTGCTATCGTAACCATCGTTCTTGCCCTTGGTACTCAAGTTTTGGCAAAACGAAACTCTATCGTTCGTAAGTTGCCAGCAGTAGAAACGCTTGGTTCAACAGAAATCATCGCTTCTGATAAGACTGGTACGCTTACCATGAACAAGATGACAGTCGAGAAAGTCTTCTATGACGCAGTCCTACATGACTCTGCTGATGACATTGATCTTGGCTTGGACATGCCGCTTCTTCGTTCTGTTGTTTTGGCCAACGATACCAAGATTGATGCTGAAGGAAACCTGATCGGGGATCCAACGGAAACAGCCTTCATCCAGTATGCCTTGGACAAGGGCTATGATGTTAAAGGGTTCTTAGAGAAATATCCTCGTGTAGCTGAATTGCCGTTTGACTCAGATCGTAAACTCATGTCAACGGTTCATCCATTGCCAGATGGTACATTCCTCGTGGCAGTTAAGGGAGCTCCAGATCAACTTTTGAAACGTTGTGTTGCTCGTGATAAGGCTGGAGATGTTGCTCCGATTGATGAGAAAGTCACTGAATTAATCCATACAAACAACTCTGAAATGGCTCACCAAGCCTTGCGTGTCCTTGCAGGTGCGTATAAGATTATTGATAGCATTCCAGAAAATCTCACTTCTGAAGAGCTTGAAAACAACTTGATCTTTACTGGTTTGATTGGGATGATTGACCCTGAGCGTGCCGAAGCAGCAGAAGCTGTTCGTGTCGCTAAAGAAGCGGGAATCCGTCCGATCATGATTACGGGTGACCATCAAGACACAGCAGAAGCTATTGCCAAACGTTTGGGAATTATCGACGAAAATGACTCGGAAGACCATGTCTTGACTGGTGCTGAACTCAACGAACTTTCTGATGAAGAATTTGAAAAAGTAGTTGGTCAATATTCTGTTTATGCGCGTGTATCTCCAGAACACAAGGTTCGTATCGTCAAAGCTTGGCAAAACCAAGGTAAGGTCGTTGCCATGACAGGTGACGGTGTTAATGACGCTCCAGCTCTGAAAACAGCCGATATCGGTATCGGTATGGGAATCACTGGTACAGAGGTTTCTAAGGGTGCTTCTGATATGATTCTTGCGGATGATAACTTTGCGACTATCATCGTCGCAGTTGAAGAAGGACGTAAGGTCTTCTCAAACATTCAAAAGACCATCCAGTACCTGCTTTCTGCAAATACTGCTGAAGTATTAACCATCTTCCTATCAACCTTGTTTGGTTGGGATGTCCTACAGCCAGTTCATCTCTTGTGGATTAACTTGGTAACCGATACCTTCCCAGCTATCGCTCTCGGTGTTGAGCCAGCTGAGCCAGGTGTTATGACCCACAAACCACGTGGACGCAAATCAAGCTTCTTCTCAGGTGGAGTCATGAGTTCCATCATCTATCAAGGTGTACTCCAAGGGGCACTCGTCTTGACCGTTTATGGTCTTGCTCTTGCCTATCCAGTTCATGTGGGTGACAATCAAGCTATTCATGCTGATGCCCTCACCATGGCCTTTGCAACACTTGGTTTGATTCAGCTCTTCCATGCCTACAACGTCAAGTCTGTTTACCAATCTATCTTGACAGTCGGACCATTCAAGTCTAAGACTTTCAACTGGTCTATCTTGGTATCTTTCATCCTCTTGATGGCAACAATCGTCGTAGAGCCGCTTGAAGGTATCTTCCACGTAACCAAACTGAACTTGTCACAATGGGGAATTGTCATGGCTGGAAGCTTCTCAATGATACTCATTGTCGAAATCGTCAAGTTTGTTCAACGCAAGCTTGGTTTTGATAAGAACGCGATTTAA
- a CDS encoding peptide deformylase has translation MEKKIVRDVLFLSQVSKPARQEDLYLARDLQDTMLANRETCVGLAANMIGVQKRVIIFNLGLVPIVMFNPVLLSYKEPYETEEGCLSLTGVRPTTRYETITVSYRDSKWQEQTITLTGFPAQICQHELDHLEGRII, from the coding sequence ATGGAAAAGAAAATTGTCCGAGATGTCTTATTTTTGTCGCAGGTCTCGAAACCTGCAAGGCAGGAAGACCTTTATCTAGCTAGAGATTTACAGGATACCATGCTGGCCAATCGCGAGACCTGTGTCGGTCTAGCGGCTAATATGATTGGCGTGCAGAAGCGCGTGATTATCTTTAATCTTGGCTTGGTTCCCATAGTCATGTTTAATCCCGTTCTCCTTTCCTATAAAGAACCTTACGAGACAGAGGAAGGGTGTTTGTCCTTGACTGGGGTGCGACCAACAACTCGTTATGAAACGATTACGGTTTCCTATCGTGATAGCAAGTGGCAGGAACAGACCATTACGCTGACGGGTTTTCCAGCTCAGATCTGCCAACATGAACTGGATCATTTGGAAGGACGGATCATTTAG
- the yaaA gene encoding peroxide stress protein YaaA codes for MKILIPTAKEMNTDLPCIEALPLREESQAVLNSLAHYSASELETFYKVSAEKAEEEYAHIQALKDHRAKNYPALKLFDGLMYRHIKRDELTEAEQTYLEDHVLITSALYGVVPALSPMAPHRLDFLMKLKVAGKTLKSHWKPAYDEALQDEDLIFSLLSSEFETVFSKEIREKMVTFKFMEDKAGQLKIHSTISKKARGAFLTTLIEGQVQTVEQARQLSFAGFDYQPDLSSDLELVFMKQA; via the coding sequence ATGAAAATTTTAATCCCAACAGCAAAAGAAATGAACACAGACCTTCCTTGTATCGAAGCGCTCCCTTTGAGGGAAGAAAGTCAGGCAGTCCTTAACTCACTGGCGCATTACTCAGCTAGTGAATTAGAGACTTTTTATAAAGTATCTGCTGAGAAAGCAGAAGAAGAGTACGCTCATATTCAAGCTCTAAAAGATCACAGGGCTAAAAACTATCCAGCCTTGAAACTCTTTGATGGTCTCATGTATCGTCACATCAAACGAGATGAGTTAACCGAGGCTGAACAAACCTATCTTGAAGATCATGTCCTGATTACCTCGGCTTTATACGGTGTTGTCCCCGCCTTGTCGCCCATGGCTCCTCATCGTTTGGACTTCTTGATGAAGTTAAAAGTTGCTGGTAAGACTTTAAAGAGTCATTGGAAGCCAGCCTACGATGAGGCACTACAGGATGAGGATTTGATATTTTCACTCCTATCATCAGAGTTTGAAACCGTATTTTCGAAGGAAATCAGAGAAAAGATGGTGACCTTCAAATTTATGGAGGACAAGGCAGGTCAGCTGAAGATTCACTCAACCATTTCAAAAAAAGCCCGTGGCGCCTTTTTGACCACCTTGATAGAAGGGCAAGTTCAAACTGTTGAACAAGCTCGCCAGCTCAGTTTTGCAGGTTTTGACTACCAACCTGATTTATCCAGTGACTTAGAACTCGTCTTTATGAAACAAGCATAA
- a CDS encoding NAD(P)H-dependent oxidoreductase, with the protein MSKKVLFIVGSLRQGSFNHQMALEAEKALAGKAEVSYLDYSAVPLFSQDLEVPTHPAVAAAREAVLAADAIWIFSPVYNFSIPGTVKNLLDWLSRALDLSDTRGASALQDKFVTVSSVANAGHEQLFAIYKDLLPFIRTQVVGDFTAARVNDSAWADGKLVLQETTASSLAKQADDLLAAIN; encoded by the coding sequence ATGTCTAAAAAAGTATTATTTATCGTCGGTTCACTACGCCAAGGTTCTTTCAACCACCAAATGGCCCTCGAAGCTGAAAAAGCACTTGCTGGAAAAGCGGAAGTTAGCTATCTTGATTACTCAGCTGTTCCTCTCTTCAGCCAAGATTTGGAAGTTCCAACTCATCCAGCTGTAGCTGCTGCTCGTGAAGCAGTCCTTGCTGCGGATGCGATCTGGATCTTCTCTCCAGTCTACAACTTCTCTATCCCTGGAACAGTGAAAAACTTGCTTGACTGGCTCTCGCGCGCCCTTGACTTGTCTGATACACGTGGTGCTTCTGCCCTCCAAGACAAGTTTGTTACTGTCTCATCTGTAGCCAATGCAGGTCACGAACAACTCTTTGCTATTTACAAAGACCTCTTGCCATTTATCCGTACACAAGTCGTTGGTGACTTTACAGCTGCTCGTGTCAATGACTCTGCTTGGGCAGACGGAAAATTGGTGTTACAAGAAACAACTGCTTCATCACTTGCAAAACAAGCTGACGACCTTCTTGCAGCCATCAACTAA
- a CDS encoding MarR family winged helix-turn-helix transcriptional regulator, with amino-acid sequence MKQYLKKKISDNQLDLKTAIVLNKAIRTFKPYEAKAAKEHRLTPTQFSVLETLYSKGELRIQDLIEKMLATSGNMTVVIRNMVRDGWISRTCDPKDRRSFFLKLTPAGRRKIEEVLPDHIDSILEALSILEDGEKEDLIRILKKFKNL; translated from the coding sequence ATGAAACAATATTTGAAAAAGAAAATTTCCGATAATCAACTAGACTTAAAAACAGCTATCGTCCTCAATAAAGCCATACGAACCTTTAAACCATATGAAGCCAAGGCCGCTAAAGAACATAGGCTAACACCCACTCAATTTTCAGTTTTGGAAACCCTCTATAGCAAGGGGGAACTACGCATTCAGGATTTGATTGAAAAAATGTTGGCCACTTCTGGAAACATGACTGTTGTCATTCGAAATATGGTTCGAGATGGATGGATTTCTAGAACTTGTGACCCGAAAGATCGTCGATCCTTTTTCCTAAAATTAACACCTGCAGGACGCAGAAAAATCGAAGAGGTTCTTCCTGACCATATCGATTCTATCTTAGAAGCACTCAGCATCTTGGAAGATGGCGAAAAGGAAGACTTAATCCGGATTTTAAAAAAATTTAAAAATTTGTGA
- a CDS encoding DUF5590 domain-containing protein, with the protein MKLRQKKAKNKLLLQYGIGIALVVLVMTTSFLYLISLSMKPYQDARVEGEKLAKQYAELEQADQVDFYNGLEGYYSVLGHNKKQEAIAVLIEKNEHKIYVYQLDKGISQDKAATISREKGASDIDKTTFGRYQDKPIWEVKSGNQYYLVDFETGAVIQ; encoded by the coding sequence GTGAAACTAAGACAGAAAAAAGCAAAAAACAAGCTACTTTTACAGTATGGAATCGGCATTGCTCTGGTAGTACTAGTCATGACCACTTCCTTCCTTTATCTGATATCACTCAGCATGAAACCCTATCAAGATGCTAGAGTTGAGGGAGAAAAACTAGCCAAGCAGTATGCAGAATTGGAACAGGCAGACCAGGTTGATTTTTATAATGGGCTAGAAGGCTATTACAGCGTTCTGGGGCATAATAAAAAGCAAGAGGCCATTGCCGTACTGATTGAAAAGAATGAACATAAGATTTATGTTTATCAGCTAGATAAGGGGATTTCTCAAGACAAGGCAGCGACGATTTCGAGGGAAAAAGGAGCTAGCGACATTGACAAAACCACCTTTGGTCGTTATCAGGATAAGCCGATTTGGGAAGTTAAGTCAGGAAACCAGTACTATCTGGTTGACTTTGAAACAGGAGCAGTGATCCAATAA
- a CDS encoding pyridoxal phosphate-dependent aminotransferase, with translation MKLSKRVLEMEESVTLASDARAKALKAQGKDVLFLTLGQPDFHTPENIQDAAIEAIRDGRASFYTVASGLPELKAAVNTYFERYYGYSVAANEVTFATGAKFSLYTFFMAVVNPGDEVIIPTPYWVSYGDQVKMAEGVPVFVQAKEDNHFKVTVEQLEVARTDKTKVLVLNSPSNPTGMIYSREELLAIGNWAVEHDVLILADDIYGRLVYNGNEFVPISSLSEAIRKQTIVINGVSKAYAMTGWRVGYAVGNPEIIAAMSKLTGQTTSNLTAVSQYATIEALTGPQDSVETMRQAFEERLNTIYPLLCQVPGFEVVKPQGAFYLFPNVKKAMEMKGYTDVTDFTTAILEKVGLALITGAGFGAPENVRLSYATDLDTLKEAIRRLHQFMEEL, from the coding sequence ATGAAACTATCCAAACGTGTACTAGAAATGGAAGAAAGCGTCACTCTAGCTAGTGATGCAAGAGCCAAAGCATTAAAAGCTCAAGGAAAGGATGTTCTTTTCTTAACCTTGGGTCAGCCTGATTTTCATACTCCTGAAAACATTCAGGATGCAGCGATAGAAGCGATTCGAGATGGACGAGCTTCCTTTTATACAGTTGCTTCAGGCCTACCAGAGTTAAAAGCGGCTGTTAATACCTATTTTGAACGCTATTATGGGTATTCTGTAGCAGCTAATGAGGTTACCTTTGCCACTGGTGCTAAGTTCTCTCTCTACACCTTCTTTATGGCTGTGGTCAATCCAGGTGATGAGGTCATTATTCCTACACCATACTGGGTCAGCTATGGGGACCAGGTCAAAATGGCAGAAGGAGTGCCAGTCTTTGTCCAGGCAAAGGAAGACAATCACTTTAAAGTAACAGTAGAGCAGCTAGAAGTGGCTCGGACAGATAAGACCAAGGTCTTGGTTCTCAATTCGCCATCCAATCCGACCGGTATGATCTACTCTCGTGAGGAACTCTTGGCTATCGGAAATTGGGCTGTTGAACATGATGTCCTTATCCTAGCAGATGATATTTATGGTCGTTTGGTTTATAACGGGAACGAATTTGTTCCAATCTCTAGTCTGTCAGAAGCTATTCGCAAGCAAACCATAGTGATTAACGGTGTATCTAAGGCCTATGCCATGACTGGTTGGCGGGTAGGTTATGCTGTGGGAAATCCTGAGATTATCGCTGCTATGAGCAAACTAACAGGACAAACAACCTCCAACCTGACTGCTGTATCGCAATATGCTACCATTGAAGCCCTAACTGGACCGCAAGATTCTGTCGAAACCATGCGCCAAGCATTTGAGGAACGGTTGAACACTATTTATCCTCTCTTGTGCCAAGTACCAGGATTTGAAGTTGTCAAGCCCCAAGGAGCCTTCTATCTTTTCCCAAATGTTAAAAAAGCGATGGAGATGAAGGGTTATACCGATGTGACGGACTTTACAACAGCTATCCTTGAAAAAGTTGGTCTTGCCTTGATTACAGGAGCTGGATTTGGAGCACCAGAAAATGTTCGTCTCAGCTATGCCACAGACTTGGATACCTTGAAAGAAGCTATTCGCCGTTTGCATCAGTTTATGGAGGAATTATAA
- a CDS encoding VOC family protein, producing MIDHFTLKVKNLEVSKAFYQATLATLNYHLQFDTGQVVSFTEPRDVDPGGDFWLNVGQQEPMHFAFSARTCQEVDAFYHVALAAGGKDNGAPGERKNYHVGYYAAFIIDPDGNNIEAVCHKEE from the coding sequence ATGATAGATCATTTTACCCTTAAGGTAAAGAATTTAGAAGTTTCTAAAGCTTTCTATCAAGCTACTTTAGCTACTTTAAATTATCACCTTCAATTTGATACGGGGCAGGTCGTTAGTTTCACAGAACCGCGAGATGTGGATCCAGGTGGTGATTTTTGGCTAAATGTTGGTCAACAAGAGCCGATGCATTTTGCCTTTAGTGCTCGAACTTGTCAAGAAGTAGATGCTTTCTATCATGTAGCTTTGGCTGCTGGAGGAAAGGATAATGGTGCACCTGGCGAACGTAAAAATTACCATGTGGGATACTATGCTGCGTTTATTATTGACCCAGATGGAAATAACATAGAGGCAGTTTGCCATAAAGAAGAATAG
- the asnS gene encoding asparagine--tRNA ligase produces the protein MTKRVTIIDVKDYVGQEVTIGAWVANKSGKGKIAFLQLRDGTAFFQGVAFKPNFIEKFGEEVGLEKFDTIKRLSQETSVYVTGIVKEDERSKFGYELDITDIEVIGESQDYPITPKEHGTDFLMDNRHLWLRSRKQVAVMQIRNAIIYATYEFFDKNGFMKFDSPILSGNAAEDSTELFETDYFGTPAYLSQSGQLYLEAGAMALGRVFDFGPVFRAEKSKTRRHLTEFWMMDAEYSYLTHDESLDLQEAYVKALLQGVLDRAPQALETLERDTELLKRYIAEPFKRITYDQAIDLLQEHENDEDADYEHLEHGDDFGSPHETWISNHFGVPTFVMNYPAAIKAFYMKPVPGNPERVLCADLLAPEGYGEIIGGSMREEDYDALVAKMEELGMDRTEYEFYLDLRKYGTVPHGGFGIGIERMVTFAAGTKHIREAIPFPRMLHRIKP, from the coding sequence ATGACAAAACGTGTAACAATTATCGATGTAAAAGACTACGTTGGTCAAGAAGTGACGATTGGCGCTTGGGTTGCCAACAAATCAGGAAAAGGGAAAATTGCCTTCTTGCAATTACGTGATGGGACAGCCTTTTTCCAAGGTGTAGCCTTTAAACCAAACTTTATTGAAAAATTTGGTGAAGAGGTAGGTCTTGAAAAATTTGACACCATTAAACGCTTGAGCCAAGAAACTTCTGTTTATGTGACAGGGATTGTCAAAGAAGACGAGCGTTCTAAGTTTGGTTATGAGCTCGATATTACAGATATCGAAGTTATTGGTGAATCTCAAGACTACCCTATCACACCAAAAGAACACGGAACAGACTTCTTGATGGACAACCGTCACTTGTGGCTCCGCTCTCGTAAGCAAGTGGCTGTGATGCAAATCCGTAACGCTATCATTTATGCAACTTATGAGTTCTTTGATAAGAACGGCTTCATGAAGTTTGATAGCCCAATTCTTTCAGGAAATGCGGCAGAAGATTCAACTGAACTCTTTGAAACTGACTACTTTGGAACGCCAGCCTACTTGAGCCAATCAGGTCAGCTTTACCTAGAAGCAGGAGCTATGGCTCTTGGCCGTGTCTTTGACTTTGGTCCAGTATTCCGTGCGGAGAAATCAAAAACGCGCCGTCACTTGACTGAGTTCTGGATGATGGATGCGGAGTACTCTTACTTGACACATGATGAGTCACTTGACTTGCAAGAAGCGTATGTTAAAGCCCTTCTTCAAGGTGTTCTTGATCGTGCGCCTCAAGCCTTGGAAACCTTGGAACGTGATACAGAGCTCTTGAAACGCTACATTGCTGAGCCGTTCAAACGCATCACTTACGATCAAGCCATTGACCTTTTGCAAGAGCATGAAAATGATGAAGATGCTGACTACGAGCATTTGGAGCATGGAGATGACTTTGGTTCACCACACGAAACCTGGATTTCAAACCACTTTGGTGTACCAACCTTTGTCATGAACTACCCAGCAGCCATCAAGGCCTTCTACATGAAACCAGTTCCTGGTAACCCAGAGCGCGTGCTTTGTGCAGACTTGCTGGCACCAGAAGGGTATGGAGAAATCATCGGTGGTTCTATGCGTGAGGAAGACTACGATGCCCTTGTCGCTAAGATGGAAGAACTTGGTATGGATCGTACAGAGTATGAATTCTACCTTGACCTTCGTAAATATGGTACAGTACCACATGGTGGATTTGGTATCGGTATCGAGCGTATGGTAACCTTCGCAGCAGGAACAAAACATATCCGTGAAGCTATTCCATTCCCACGTATGTTGCATCGTATTAAACCATAA
- a CDS encoding MFS transporter → MFKRNYRKNIGLMAGVEFFAFLGITSFWILFLSQNGMSLWQIGLLESIFHATSVICEIPSGMLADRYSYKTNLYLSRIAGIASSILMLLGQGNFWIYALAMVVSALSYNFDSGTSAAMVYDSAVEAGLKERYLSISSFMSGVAEGTRSLGTVLAGFFVHDQLHSTYYVMIATSIIVLFLTWMLKEPSVKAQKSERLTMKKIIWTVKEELQRNPSLFGWMILSQIIGTLMCMFYFYYQNQLPDLEGWQISMVMLMGSALNIWAVYLASKIGKRYSALKLFPILVLLTGGTYLLSYFGTPLIYILVYLISNALYALFQPIFDNDLQKRLPSEVRATMLSVYSMMFSLSMIVIFPLTGWLIDYLGFVVAFLYLGFILVLASFLLFFILKEMAGFLELKENVISKK, encoded by the coding sequence ATGTTTAAACGAAATTACCGGAAGAATATCGGTCTCATGGCTGGTGTGGAATTTTTTGCCTTTTTGGGCATTACCAGCTTTTGGATTCTATTTCTCAGTCAAAACGGGATGTCGCTTTGGCAGATTGGCTTATTGGAAAGTATTTTTCATGCCACTAGTGTCATCTGTGAAATTCCCTCTGGAATGTTAGCTGACCGCTATTCCTATAAAACCAATCTGTATTTAAGTCGAATAGCTGGGATTGCGTCGTCTATTCTCATGTTACTAGGACAAGGTAATTTTTGGATTTATGCACTTGCTATGGTGGTGAGTGCCTTGTCTTATAATTTCGATTCGGGGACGAGTGCAGCCATGGTTTATGATTCGGCCGTGGAAGCTGGATTAAAAGAGCGCTACTTGTCCATCTCAAGTTTTATGTCAGGAGTAGCAGAAGGAACTCGGTCTTTGGGAACCGTTTTAGCAGGATTTTTTGTCCATGATCAGTTGCACTCGACCTACTATGTCATGATTGCTACTTCTATAATCGTTCTTTTCCTAACTTGGATGCTAAAAGAGCCTAGTGTTAAAGCACAAAAATCTGAGCGCTTGACGATGAAAAAAATAATCTGGACTGTCAAAGAGGAGTTGCAGAGAAATCCCAGTCTTTTTGGTTGGATGATTCTGTCCCAAATCATCGGAACACTGATGTGTATGTTTTATTTTTACTATCAAAATCAACTGCCTGACCTAGAAGGATGGCAGATTTCGATGGTCATGCTGATGGGCAGTGCTTTGAATATCTGGGCAGTTTATCTAGCAAGTAAGATTGGAAAGAGGTATTCAGCCTTAAAGCTTTTTCCAATTCTTGTGCTCTTGACGGGAGGAACTTATTTGCTGTCCTACTTTGGTACACCACTGATTTATATTTTAGTTTATTTGATCAGTAACGCCTTATATGCTCTCTTTCAACCAATTTTTGACAACGATTTACAAAAGCGACTCCCAAGTGAGGTACGGGCAACCATGCTAAGTGTCTACTCTATGATGTTCAGCCTGAGTATGATCGTCATTTTTCCTCTGACGGGATGGTTGATTGACTATCTAGGATTTGTAGTAGCCTTTCTTTACTTAGGGTTCATTTTAGTACTAGCCAGCTTTTTGCTATTTTTCATTTTGAAAGAGATGGCCGGATTTTTGGAACTAAAAGAGAATGTTATTTCTAAGAAATAG